The proteins below come from a single Micromonospora citrea genomic window:
- a CDS encoding glutamate--cysteine ligase, whose protein sequence is MGRDVEQGAFSREDRVRYRQKVRRCLDVFALMLDDFGFDADRPMTGLEIELNLVDSAAEPAMRNDQILADIADPSFQTELGQFNLELNAPPRLIEGTGFADYERDLRGSLARADERAARSDAKIVLVGILPTLTERHLVVDNLSTNERYRVLNDQIVGARGEDIELDIRGVERLQTHTDSIAPEAACTSLQFHLQVAPDSFADYWNASQAIAGVQVAVGANSPFLYGRQLWAETRIALFGQATDTRPDELKAQGVRPRVWFGERWITSIFDLFEENVRYFPPLLPICEDEDPVEVLHAGGVPELGELRLHNGTVYRWNRPVYDIMNGRPHLRVENRVLPAGPTVVDMLANAAFYFGLARGLAEADRPIWSQLTFSSAEENFHAAARRGMDAVLHWPRLGEVPVTKLVLDVLLPRAAAGLDRFGVAPAERDRLLGIIEQRCRTGRNGAVWQTEAVWSAERHRGMDRDAALHHMLQRYAELQRTNEPVHTWPVD, encoded by the coding sequence ATGGGCAGGGACGTCGAGCAGGGCGCCTTCTCCCGGGAGGACCGGGTCCGCTACCGGCAGAAGGTCCGGCGGTGCCTGGACGTCTTCGCCCTGATGCTCGACGACTTCGGCTTCGACGCCGACCGGCCGATGACCGGTCTGGAGATCGAGCTGAACCTGGTCGACTCCGCCGCCGAGCCGGCGATGCGCAACGACCAGATCCTCGCCGACATCGCCGACCCGAGCTTCCAGACCGAGCTGGGGCAGTTCAACCTGGAGCTGAACGCTCCGCCCCGGCTGATCGAGGGGACGGGCTTCGCCGACTACGAGCGGGACCTGCGCGGCAGCCTCGCCCGGGCCGACGAGCGGGCCGCCAGGTCGGACGCGAAGATCGTCCTGGTCGGCATCCTGCCGACGCTCACCGAGCGGCACCTGGTGGTGGACAACCTCTCCACCAACGAGCGCTACCGGGTGCTCAACGACCAGATCGTCGGCGCCCGCGGCGAGGACATCGAGCTCGACATCCGGGGCGTCGAGCGGTTGCAGACCCACACCGACTCGATCGCCCCCGAGGCCGCCTGCACCAGCCTCCAGTTCCACCTCCAGGTCGCCCCCGACAGCTTCGCCGACTACTGGAACGCCTCCCAGGCCATCGCCGGGGTGCAGGTGGCCGTCGGCGCGAACTCGCCCTTCCTGTACGGCCGGCAGCTCTGGGCGGAGACCCGGATCGCGCTGTTCGGGCAGGCCACCGACACCAGGCCGGACGAGCTCAAGGCACAGGGCGTACGCCCCCGGGTCTGGTTCGGGGAACGCTGGATCACCTCGATCTTCGACCTGTTCGAGGAGAACGTCCGCTACTTCCCGCCGCTGCTGCCGATCTGCGAGGACGAGGACCCGGTCGAGGTGCTGCACGCCGGCGGCGTACCGGAACTGGGCGAGCTGCGCCTGCACAACGGCACCGTCTACCGGTGGAACCGGCCGGTCTACGACATCATGAACGGCCGCCCGCACCTGAGGGTGGAGAATCGCGTGCTGCCGGCCGGCCCGACCGTGGTCGACATGCTGGCCAACGCCGCCTTCTACTTCGGCCTGGCCCGGGGGCTGGCCGAGGCCGACCGGCCCATCTGGAGCCAGCTCACCTTCAGCTCGGCCGAGGAGAACTTCCACGCCGCCGCCCGTCGCGGCATGGATGCCGTCCTGCACTGGCCCCGCCTCGGCGAGGTGCCGGTGACCAAGCTGGTCCTCGACGTCCTGCTGCCCAGGGCCGCCGCCGGCCTCGACCGGTTCGGGGTGGCCCCGGCCGAACGCGACCGACTGCTCGGCATCATCGAGCAGCGCTGCCGTACCGGCCGTAACGGCGCGGTCTGGCAGACGGAGGCCGTCTGGTCGGCCGAGCGGCACCGGGGCATGGACCGGGACGCCGCCCTGCACCACATGCTGCAGCGCTACGCGGAGCTGCAACGCACCAACGAGCCCGTGCACACCTGGCCGGTCGACTGA
- a CDS encoding YceI family protein — MTSSTEAVTRDWEGLTIPTAGTYLLDAAHKRVGFVARHMMVSKVRGEFADASATIVVAEDPMQSSVTATIQAASIDTSQADRDGHLRSPEFLDAETFPTLEYRSTGVKSRDGNEFVLSGELTVKGVTRPVDLEVEFEGVGRSPFGQDIFGFSATAEIDREEFGLTWNVALETGGVLVGKKIKIEIEGEAVRQA, encoded by the coding sequence ATGACCAGCAGCACCGAAGCGGTTACCCGCGACTGGGAAGGCCTCACCATCCCCACCGCCGGCACCTACCTGCTGGACGCGGCGCACAAGCGCGTCGGCTTCGTCGCCCGGCACATGATGGTCAGCAAGGTACGCGGTGAGTTCGCGGACGCCTCCGCCACCATCGTCGTCGCCGAGGACCCGATGCAGTCCTCGGTGACCGCGACCATCCAGGCCGCCAGCATCGACACCAGCCAGGCGGACCGGGACGGGCACCTGCGCAGCCCCGAGTTCCTGGACGCCGAGACCTTCCCCACGCTGGAGTACCGCAGCACCGGCGTCAAGTCCCGCGACGGCAACGAGTTCGTCCTCTCCGGCGAGCTGACCGTCAAGGGCGTCACCCGCCCGGTCGACCTCGAGGTCGAGTTCGAGGGCGTCGGCCGCAGCCCGTTCGGCCAGGACATCTTCGGCTTCTCCGCCACCGCCGAGATCGACCGCGAGGAGTTCGGCCTGACCTGGAACGTCGCGCTGGAGACCGGCGGCGTGCTGGTCGGCAAGAAGATCAAGATCGAGATCGAGGGCGAGGCCGTCCGCCAGGCCTGA
- a CDS encoding MarR family winged helix-turn-helix transcriptional regulator: MDQNVFDDPRITAVGLLFEAHAGLSARFAAQFEEHGLSTVEFEVLTRLARSPGNQLRMTDLAAQTSLSTSGVTRVVDRMERDGLLTRRACPSDRRSSYAVVTAAGLQRLDETLPGHLRIIEEWFTGQLEPEALDALLDGLRRVRDAVHPGATAGSAANPTADPATTPA, encoded by the coding sequence GTGGATCAGAACGTGTTCGACGACCCCCGGATCACCGCTGTCGGCCTCCTCTTCGAGGCCCACGCCGGGCTGTCGGCCCGGTTCGCCGCCCAGTTCGAGGAGCACGGCCTCTCCACGGTCGAGTTCGAGGTGTTGACCCGGCTCGCCCGCTCGCCCGGCAACCAACTTCGGATGACCGACCTGGCCGCGCAGACCTCCCTCTCCACGAGCGGGGTCACCCGGGTCGTCGACCGGATGGAGCGCGACGGCCTGCTGACCCGTCGCGCCTGCCCCTCCGACCGACGCAGCTCGTACGCGGTCGTCACGGCCGCCGGCCTGCAACGGCTCGACGAGACGTTGCCCGGGCACCTGCGGATCATCGAGGAGTGGTTCACCGGCCAGCTCGAGCCGGAGGCGCTGGACGCCCTGCTCGACGGCCTGCGGCGGGTGCGGGACGCGGTCCACCCGGGCGCCACCGCCGGCAGCGCGGCGAACCCGACCGCCGACCCGGCGACCACCCCGGCCTGA